From one Planococcus citri chromosome 3, ihPlaCitr1.1, whole genome shotgun sequence genomic stretch:
- the LOC135839832 gene encoding ubiquinone biosynthesis protein COQ9, mitochondrial-like isoform X2, whose translation MFRVLKRASKSLLNEGLLSVGLIESPIKFAPACGIQMYQCVFQEKSSKNEVIDRFISEDQINSAIQNDVENENKNDNEYEKNIRNKILAASLNHVSVHGWTKAAIVAGAQSIGYPGVIGEMFPLGGCDLVLYFYSVCNEQLCEYLKNKPEVVETSPTDKQKLLKIFVSDAIETRLRMIIPYIDKWPQALATLTLSRAVPTALSNLLTLVDDICYYAGDRSVDFDWYVRRIALAGIYKVTELYMLQDKSPDYENTWKFLKTQLDDATALYSCIQQSEQASQLTKEISQATFTTARNILGLNWKR comes from the exons ATGTTTCGTGTGTTGAAACGTGCTTCTAAAAGTTTACTAAATGAAGGATTACTTTCTGTCGGCTTGATTG AATCACCCATTAAATTCGCACCGGCATGTGGAATACAGATGTATCAATGCGTGTTCCaagaaaaaagttcgaaaaacgAGGTCATAGATAGATTTATTTCAGAAGATCAGATCAACTCAGCTATTCAAAATGACGTTGAAAACGAAAATAAGAACGATAATGAATATGAGAAGAAcataagaaataaaattttggctgcGTCTTTGAATCATGTTTCCGTTCATGGATGGACGAAAGCTGCCATCGTTGCAG GTGCTCAATCAATCGGATATCCTGGAGTTATTGGCGAGATGTTTCCTTTAGGCGGTTGTGATTTGGTGCTGTATTTCTATTCAGTTTGTAATGAACAATTGTGCGAGTATTTGAAGAATAAACCTGAAGTTGTTGAAACCTCGCCAACTGACAA gcaaaaattattgaaaattttcgtaagcGATGCGATAGAAACACGACTAAGAATGATTATACCGTACATTGACAAATGGCCACAAGCTCTAGCTACTTTAACACTTTCACGAGCAGTTCCTACGGCTTTGTCAAATTTACTCACTTTAGTGGACGATATATGTTACTACGCTGGTGATCGATCAGTTGAC TTCGACTGGTATGTAAGAAGGATAGCGTTAGCTGGCATTTACAAAGTAACTGAATTGTACATGTTACAAGACAAGTCACCCGATTACGAAAATACttggaagtttttaaaaacccaACTAGATGATGCGACAGCTTTGTATTCTTGTATTCAACAATCGGAGCAAGCGTCTCAGCTGACCAAAGAAATTTCTCAAGCTACTTTTACCACT GCAAGAAACATATTAGGTTTGAATTGGAAAAGATAG
- the LOC135839832 gene encoding uncharacterized protein LOC135839832 isoform X1, whose translation MAGDEFFKREIKLMHDALNEGDLDRVRELRQTKTFTTIVSQHGVDLISSISKFMDDERIYKCPHLVECYEEILESIVDEIDPDDLFVTLLEQVDEESCCIEKFLMLLDPLKFTLVKLGSSREYWLEWTLSTIKFYLESVHFPEDHNIEFDEKIMTVNDPHVDKLLHLSAKLVVFYETFLNDTISAREIDALIAFGFHILAEPVMYLYLEKFEKLQEICDQVLRSIGKLYGKAYCLFEFIDETKALDVEELEPDKDTYLDEDSSDFVVRNPLWAKIKILPLAVYYSVRITETPFTNYFPLAFSPVYLFHKLLYLSVLLMKNFHNAVVRKGLLLCDKIFRSTPNGSIPYGYLEYKVHKKFVAAVSRICIYSYIFENRKLAIELLQSYVLKFDPKGTYLLLMNITSETGSEDIDSEIITIFRKMMHTSFVENNFQYYQKGKYLIDLLKIFAKLGEGSDTDLIASKNKIVSLLYLFALMLRRDAQNQTGIHDYYDHFDRNYFTVIEEAIEKSREKYKRDAVTFINNDDPLPFEDNVSIVVEGKSLPRLQREDKINATKNALSALDMIEHAMQLVYEYNACK comes from the coding sequence atggcaggcgatgaattttttaaacgagaaaTAAAATTGATGCACGATGCTCTCAACGAAGGAGACTTGGATAGAGTTCGTGAACTGAGACAGACAAAAACATTCACCACCATTGTGTCGCAGCATGGTGTTGATCTGATTTCCAGCATATCCAAGTTCATGGATGATGAACGTATATACAAGTGTCCGCATTTAGTCGAATGTTACGAAGAAATACTCGAATCGATCGTCGACGAAATCGACCCGGATGACTTATTTGTCACTCTGTTGGAGCAAGTGGATGAAGAAAGTTGCTGcatcgaaaaatttctcatgCTGTTAGACCCTTTGAAATTTACGCTGGTAAAATTAGGATCATCTCGCGAGTATTGGTTAGAATGGACGCTGAgtaccataaaattttatttggaaagTGTTCATTTTCCCGAAGATCACAATATCGAATTCGACGAAAAGATAATGACGGTCAATGATCCACACGTCGATAAGCTTCTGCATTTATCTGCAAAACTTGTCGTATTTTACGAAACATTTCTAAATGACACGATATCGGCCCGCGAAATCGACGCCTTGATCGCATTTGGATTTCACATATTAGCCGAACCTGTCATGTATCTGTATTTGGAGAAGTTCGAGAAATTACAAGAAATCTGTGACCAAGTTCTTCGCAGTATTGGCAAGTTGTACGGTAAAGCGTATTGTTTGTTCGAATTTATCGACGAAACGAAAGCCTTAGACGTAGAAGAACTGGAGCCCGATAAAGATACTTATTTAGATGAAGACAGCTCAGACTTTGTGGTGCGTAATCCACTATGGGCTAAAATAAAAATCCTGCCTTTGGCTGTGTACTATTCGGTGCGAATTACCGAAACTCCGTTCACCAATTATTTTCCTCTGGCCTTTTCTCCGGTATATTTATTTCACAAATTGCTTTATTTGTCTGTcttactgatgaaaaattttcataacgcTGTCGTCAGAAAAGGTCTCCTGCTGTGTGATAAAATTTTCCGAAGCACGCCGAATGGTTCCATACCGTACGGATATTTAGAGTACAAAGTTCACAAGAAATTTGTCGCAGCTGTCAGCCGAATCTGTATTTATtcgtacatatttgaaaataggaaattagCCATCGAATTGCTGCAATCCTACGTGCTTAAATTTGATCCGAAAGGAACCTATTTATTACTCATGAATATCACCTCGGAAACTGGCAGCGAAGATATCGATAGCGAAATAATAACCATCTTTAGGAAAATGATGCATACGAGCTTCGTAGAGAATAATTTCCAATATTACCAGAAAGGAAAATACTTGATAGATTTATTGAAGATTTTTGCCAAGCTTGGAGAAGGCAGCGATACCGATTTGATAGCATCGAAGAACAAAATCGTTTCGTTATTATATCTATTCGCGTTAATGTTGCGCAGAGATGCTCAAAACCAAACCGGTATCCACGATTATTATGATCACTTCGATAGGAATTATTTTACGGTAATCGAAGAAGCCATCGAAAAGTCTCGAGAGAAATACAAACGCGATGCGGTTACGTTCATCAATAACGACGATCCGTTACCATTCGAAGATAATGTTTCAATCGTGGTCGAAGGTAAATCATTGCCAAGATTACAGCGAGAGGATAAAATAAACGCTACGAAAAATGCCCTCAGCGCATTGGATATGATCGAACATGCTATGCAATTGGTATACGAATACAATGCCTGTAAATGA
- the tilB gene encoding dynein axonemal assembly factor 11 isoform X1, giving the protein MTTITEDLVRRRAEHNDGQIGTLEELSLHQQQIIKIDHLQNWCKDLKILFLQSNVISRIENLNKLKKLEYLNLALNNIERIENLDMCESLQKLDLTLNFVGELTSVISLKNNRNLKELYLMGNPCCKYEKYREYVIAALPHLMVLDGIEISHSDRIIANRDRHENHFRIIEQQDEYGEKRKSEKRNMNISKEDNNVDYTDDTGFWNEMSDNTPETRLAMIQHCRKSKENVVDLGVSKPKREVKLFKKDGLPMNVNEAKIPFTLTEDEDRKNFILTVEVYKHLDTSLLDVDVQPWFVRVLIKGKVLQLVLPEEVHPDQSKAQRGISSKRLTITMPKVNMISRKLTLSLSC; this is encoded by the exons ATGACTACAA TTACAGAAGATTTAGTAAGAAGAAGAGCAGAGCACAATGACGGCCAGATTGGAACTCTGGAAGAATTATCATTACATCAGCAACAGATAATAAAAATAGATCACTTACAAAATTGGTGtaaagacttgaaaattttatttttgcagtCTAACGTCATTTCaagaatag aaaatttgaacaaattgaaaaaattagagtaTCTGAATTTGGCATTAAATAATATAGAACGGATTGAAAATTTAGACATGTGCGAATCACTCCAGAAATTAGATTTAACTTTAAACTTCGTTGGAGAACTTACCAGtgtaatttctttaaaaaacaaCCGTAATTTGAAAGAATT ATACCTGATGGGAAATCCATGTTGCAAGTACGAGAAATATCGTGAATATGTGATAGCAGCTTTACCTCACTTAATGGTTCTAGACGGTATAGAAATCTCACATTCTGATCGAATTATAGCTAATCGGGATAGGCACGAAAATCACTTCAGAATAATAGAGCAACAGGATGAATACGGAG AAAAGAGAAAAAGTGAAAAGCGAAACATGAACATCTCCAAAGAAGACAATAATGTTGACTATACAGATGACACTGG CTTTTGGAATGAAATGAGCGATAACACGCCGGAAACCCGATTAGCTATGATCCAACATTGTCGTAAAAGTAAGGAAAACGTAGTGGATCTGGGTGTCTCTAAGCCTAAACGAGaagtgaaattattcaaaaaagacGGATTACCTATGAATGTAAATGAAGCTAAAATTCCTTTCACACTAACTGAAGACGAAGACCGTAAAAATTTTATACTAACAGTTGAAGTGTACAA ACATCTAGACACTAGTTTACTTGATGTAGATGTACAACCATGGTTTGTTCGAGTACTTATTAAAGGGAAAGTATTACAATTGGTCTTACCTGAAGAAGTACACCCAGATCAGTCAAAAGCCCAGCGAGGAATAAGTTCGAAGAGACTTACGATAACCATGCCAAAAGTGAATATGATTTCAAGAAAACTTACTCTCTCATTATCATGTTAG
- the tilB gene encoding dynein axonemal assembly factor 11 isoform X2 yields the protein MTTITEDLVRRRAEHNDGQIGTLEELSLHQQQIIKIDHLQNWCKDLKILFLQSNVISRIENLNKLKKLEYLNLALNNIERIENLDMCESLQKLDLTLNFVGELTSVISLKNNRNLKELYLMGNPCCKYEKYREYVIAALPHLMVLDGIEISHSDRIIANRDRHENHFRIIEQQDEYGEKRKSEKRNMNISKEDNNVDYTDDTGFWNEMSDNTPETRLAMIQHCRKSKENVVDLGVSKPKREVKLFKKDGLPMNVNEAKIPFTLTEDEDRKNFILTVEVYKHLDTSLLDVDVQPWFVRVLIKGKVLQLVLPEEVHPDQSKAQRGISSKRLTITMPKEKEILNSASSKKY from the exons ATGACTACAA TTACAGAAGATTTAGTAAGAAGAAGAGCAGAGCACAATGACGGCCAGATTGGAACTCTGGAAGAATTATCATTACATCAGCAACAGATAATAAAAATAGATCACTTACAAAATTGGTGtaaagacttgaaaattttatttttgcagtCTAACGTCATTTCaagaatag aaaatttgaacaaattgaaaaaattagagtaTCTGAATTTGGCATTAAATAATATAGAACGGATTGAAAATTTAGACATGTGCGAATCACTCCAGAAATTAGATTTAACTTTAAACTTCGTTGGAGAACTTACCAGtgtaatttctttaaaaaacaaCCGTAATTTGAAAGAATT ATACCTGATGGGAAATCCATGTTGCAAGTACGAGAAATATCGTGAATATGTGATAGCAGCTTTACCTCACTTAATGGTTCTAGACGGTATAGAAATCTCACATTCTGATCGAATTATAGCTAATCGGGATAGGCACGAAAATCACTTCAGAATAATAGAGCAACAGGATGAATACGGAG AAAAGAGAAAAAGTGAAAAGCGAAACATGAACATCTCCAAAGAAGACAATAATGTTGACTATACAGATGACACTGG CTTTTGGAATGAAATGAGCGATAACACGCCGGAAACCCGATTAGCTATGATCCAACATTGTCGTAAAAGTAAGGAAAACGTAGTGGATCTGGGTGTCTCTAAGCCTAAACGAGaagtgaaattattcaaaaaagacGGATTACCTATGAATGTAAATGAAGCTAAAATTCCTTTCACACTAACTGAAGACGAAGACCGTAAAAATTTTATACTAACAGTTGAAGTGTACAA ACATCTAGACACTAGTTTACTTGATGTAGATGTACAACCATGGTTTGTTCGAGTACTTATTAAAGGGAAAGTATTACAATTGGTCTTACCTGAAGAAGTACACCCAGATCAGTCAAAAGCCCAGCGAGGAATAAGTTCGAAGAGACTTACGATAACCATGCCAAAA GAAAAAGAAATTCTGAACAGTGCTTCGAGTAAAAAATACTAA
- the Rab10 gene encoding ras-related protein Rab-10 has translation MAKKTYDLLFKLLLIGDSGVGKTSILFRFSDDAFTTTFISTIGIDFKIKTVELRGKKIKLQIWDTAGQERFHTITTSYYRGAMGILLVYDITNEKSFENIVKWLRNIDEHANEDVEKMILGNKCDMESKRAVSKEKGEAIAREHGIRFMETSARCNTNINDAFMELTSSILNKTTGRDPTEAPDRVTIDRRNEKTTNRCC, from the exons ATGGCTAAAAAAACTTACGATTTATTGTTCAAATTACTCTTAATTGGAGACTCGGGTGTTGGAAAAACCAGCATATTATTCAGATTTTCTGACGATGCTTTTACGACTACGTTCATTTCAACTATAG GtatcgatttcaaaataaaaacagtcGAATTAAGaggcaaaaaaatcaagctaCAAATATG GGATACAGCAGGTCAAGAACGTTTCCACACTATTACAACTTCGTACTACAGAGGTGCTATGGGCATATTATTAGTGTACGATATAACAAATGAGAAGAGTTTTGAGAATATAGTGAAATGGCTTAGAAATATTGATGag caTGCTAATGAAGACGTAGAGAAAATGATATTAGGAAATAAATGTGATATGGAATCAAAAAGGGCTGTGAGCAAGGAGAAAGGCGAAGCG ATTGCACGAGAACATGGTATTCGATTCATGGAAACGTCGGCTCGATGTAACACGAACATTAATGATGCATTTATGGAATTGACTTCGTCCATTTTAAATAAAACTACAGGTAGAGATCCCACCGAAGCTCCGGACAGGGTTACCATAGACAGGCGTAATGAGAAAACCACAAATAGGTGCTGTTAA